Proteins co-encoded in one Centropristis striata isolate RG_2023a ecotype Rhode Island chromosome 24, C.striata_1.0, whole genome shotgun sequence genomic window:
- the LOC131962731 gene encoding fibronectin type III domain-containing protein 4-like isoform X2, which translates to MVTWNVPQGDTVIGYSISQQRQDGLMQRYIREVNTSSRWCVLWDLDEDTHYSVQVQSVGPNGDSQPSRAVHFRTLERTDHYPAGVLDHHEPAMEGLGMTPHLQTGELLIITTVLLLWAAVIALFCRQYDIIKDNDSNGCKEKAKRPLVRASPYYNPSVSSSPIYHNGAVRSSRLHRASSSISIIRV; encoded by the exons ATGGTGACCTGGAACGTCCCTCAGGGAGACACTGTGATTGGATACTCCATCTCACAGCAG AGGCAGGACGGCCTGATGCAACGCTACATCCGAGAGGTGAACACGTCCAGCCGCTGGTGTGTGCTGTGGGACCTGGACGAGGACACACACTACAGCGtccag GTGCAGTCTGTTGGGCCAAATGGAGACAGCCAGCCCAGCAGAGCCGTCCACTTCAGGACTCTGGAGAGGACCGACCATTACCCAGCTGGAGTCCTGGATCACc ATGAACCGGCGATGGAAGGTCTGGGCATGACTCCTCACTTACAGACAGGAGAGCTGCTCATTATCACCacggtgctgctgctgtgggcAG CGGTCATCGCCCTCTTCTGCCGACAGTATGACATCATCAAAGACAACGACTCCAACGGGTGCAAAGAGAAAGCCAAGAGGCCGCTGGTCCGAGCGTCGCCCTACTACAACCCCTCCGTCAGCAGCTCGCCCATCTACCACAACGGAGCCGTGCGCAGCAGCAGG ctGCACAGAGCCTCGTCCTCCATCAGCATCATCAGAGTCTGA
- the LOC131962731 gene encoding fibronectin type III domain-containing protein 4-like isoform X3, with the protein MAVNHNYISKMTGDALQRMRQDGLMQRYIREVNTSSRWCVLWDLDEDTHYSVQVQSVGPNGDSQPSRAVHFRTLERTDHYPAGVLDHHEPAMEGLGMTPHLQTGELLIITTVLLLWAAVIALFCRQYDIIKDNDSNGCKEKAKRPLVRASPYYNPSVSSSPIYHNGAVRSSRLHRASSSISIIRV; encoded by the exons ATGGCTGTCAATCAcaactacatcagcaagatgacGGGAGACGCATTACAGCGGATG AGGCAGGACGGCCTGATGCAACGCTACATCCGAGAGGTGAACACGTCCAGCCGCTGGTGTGTGCTGTGGGACCTGGACGAGGACACACACTACAGCGtccag GTGCAGTCTGTTGGGCCAAATGGAGACAGCCAGCCCAGCAGAGCCGTCCACTTCAGGACTCTGGAGAGGACCGACCATTACCCAGCTGGAGTCCTGGATCACc ATGAACCGGCGATGGAAGGTCTGGGCATGACTCCTCACTTACAGACAGGAGAGCTGCTCATTATCACCacggtgctgctgctgtgggcAG CGGTCATCGCCCTCTTCTGCCGACAGTATGACATCATCAAAGACAACGACTCCAACGGGTGCAAAGAGAAAGCCAAGAGGCCGCTGGTCCGAGCGTCGCCCTACTACAACCCCTCCGTCAGCAGCTCGCCCATCTACCACAACGGAGCCGTGCGCAGCAGCAGG ctGCACAGAGCCTCGTCCTCCATCAGCATCATCAGAGTCTGA